In a single window of the Anaerotruncus rubiinfantis genome:
- a CDS encoding L-lactate dehydrogenase, translated as MNLQKCGIIGCGAVGATTAYTLVKSGLFSELVLLDVNRKKAEGEAMDIAHSVPFVRPVEVYAGDYPDLADCGMIILAAGANQAPGETRIDLVRKNAKIFGQIIPELVRHNTDAILLVVTNPVDILTQITLRLSGFPANRVIGSGTVLDTARLKYLLGGKLGVDPRNIHAFIIGEHGDTELPVWSSANVSGIDLADFCKSFGVCEDLSCMNEIYEDVKNSAYQIIERKGATFYAVAAAIQRICEAIVRDENSVLPVSSLVDGHYGLHGLCLGLPAIVGRSGVKRILDFPLSATEQAALRHSADTLKSVLETLD; from the coding sequence ATGAATCTGCAAAAATGCGGGATTATCGGCTGCGGGGCAGTCGGCGCGACAACAGCCTATACCTTGGTGAAAAGCGGGCTTTTTTCCGAACTGGTACTGCTCGACGTGAACCGGAAAAAGGCCGAGGGAGAAGCGATGGACATCGCGCACAGCGTGCCGTTTGTGCGTCCGGTAGAGGTGTATGCCGGGGACTATCCGGACCTCGCGGACTGCGGGATGATCATTTTGGCGGCAGGCGCGAACCAGGCGCCGGGCGAGACCCGCATCGACCTGGTGCGGAAAAATGCGAAAATTTTCGGCCAGATCATTCCGGAACTTGTCCGTCATAATACCGACGCGATCCTCCTGGTGGTGACCAACCCGGTCGATATCCTCACCCAAATCACCCTGCGGCTTTCCGGTTTCCCGGCAAACCGGGTGATCGGATCGGGTACCGTGCTCGACACTGCCCGGCTCAAATACCTGCTCGGCGGAAAGCTTGGGGTCGATCCGCGCAACATCCACGCCTTCATCATTGGGGAACACGGCGACACCGAGCTGCCGGTTTGGTCTTCCGCGAATGTATCGGGCATCGATCTTGCCGATTTCTGCAAAAGCTTCGGCGTCTGCGAGGACCTCTCCTGCATGAACGAGATCTACGAGGATGTCAAAAACAGCGCCTACCAGATCATCGAGCGCAAGGGCGCGACCTTTTATGCGGTCGCGGCCGCCATCCAGCGCATCTGTGAGGCAATCGTCCGGGATGAAAATTCGGTTCTGCCGGTTTCGAGTCTGGTGGACGGGCATTACGGACTGCACGGACTCTGCCTGGGCCTGCCCGCAATCGTTGGGCGCAGCGGTGTGAAGCGGATTCTCGACTTTCCGTTGAGCGCGACCGAGCAGGCCGCGCTGCGGCATTCGGCCGATACGCTCAAGTCGGTGCTCGAGACGCTCGACTGA
- a CDS encoding sensor histidine kinase yields the protein MKPGLFLLYGLLLCGFLTLNLLINGYVQNCLPTQKKRPALLLGLAFVNIVTLGVFLWLDLAIFFIYVIFTVLLAADYFFLLRTGFPSLLLLACGYGPFLLLCAHGVLIPLFALVRGTTMYDVVNDNLSYDVSLLLALLVCILLLCLIGKWMPYERIHLLFRCTDQRRLVCTCLYLLFGYLLLESYVYADRFSGIWIPWFHLITSVISMAAFLMVFWYAVDVSSYIEYELKTRQTEKQLQRQVVHYQQYTKYVNDLRAFKHDYRHMVQTARALLRAGADQKALDLLGQMDDEMESSLRYTRYANHVVVDAILQECAGRCREKGIDFSALVNLPERIGLGDLELCRIFGNLVDNAYEACEKCEAQNRFIKLDSVVSPDWITVQIRNTFSGKIELQDGLPLTDKQDPSQHGVGLSSTRQLIESTGGFMQIEIDPAGIFTVKLHFCAATG from the coding sequence ATGAAACCGGGCCTCTTTCTGCTTTATGGACTGCTGCTTTGCGGTTTTTTGACCCTCAACCTATTGATCAACGGCTATGTTCAGAATTGCCTGCCCACCCAGAAAAAACGGCCGGCGCTGCTTTTGGGCCTCGCGTTTGTCAACATTGTCACGCTTGGGGTCTTCCTCTGGCTGGATCTCGCCATCTTTTTCATCTATGTGATCTTTACCGTCCTGCTTGCCGCCGATTATTTCTTCCTGCTGCGCACCGGCTTTCCGTCCCTGTTGTTGCTTGCGTGCGGCTACGGGCCATTCCTTCTGCTGTGCGCGCATGGGGTTCTGATCCCACTGTTCGCACTGGTTCGCGGGACGACCATGTATGACGTGGTGAATGACAATCTTTCTTATGATGTCTCGCTGCTGCTGGCGCTGCTGGTCTGCATCCTCCTGCTTTGCCTGATCGGGAAATGGATGCCGTATGAACGCATCCACCTGCTCTTTCGCTGCACAGACCAGCGCCGGCTGGTCTGTACCTGCCTGTACCTGTTGTTCGGTTATCTGCTGCTCGAAAGCTATGTCTATGCGGATCGATTTTCCGGCATCTGGATCCCGTGGTTCCATCTCATCACCAGTGTGATCTCCATGGCGGCTTTCCTGATGGTGTTCTGGTATGCGGTGGATGTCAGCTCCTATATCGAGTACGAGCTCAAAACCCGCCAGACGGAGAAACAGCTCCAGCGCCAGGTGGTCCATTACCAGCAATACACCAAATATGTGAATGATCTGCGCGCCTTCAAGCACGACTACCGCCATATGGTGCAGACCGCCCGTGCACTTTTGCGCGCAGGCGCGGACCAGAAGGCGCTCGATCTGCTCGGACAGATGGATGACGAGATGGAAAGCTCGCTGCGATACACCCGCTATGCAAACCACGTGGTGGTCGACGCGATCCTGCAGGAATGCGCTGGGCGATGCCGGGAGAAAGGGATCGATTTCTCGGCGCTGGTAAACCTGCCGGAACGCATCGGGCTTGGAGATCTCGAACTCTGCCGGATCTTCGGCAACCTGGTGGACAACGCTTATGAGGCCTGTGAAAAATGTGAAGCACAGAACCGTTTCATCAAGTTGGACAGCGTGGTGAGTCCCGATTGGATCACCGTGCAGATCCGCAACACCTTTTCCGGCAAAATCGAACTGCAGGACGGGCTGCCGCTCACCGATAAGCAGGACCCTTCCCAGCACGGGGTGGGGCTTTCCTCCACCCGGCAGCTCATTGAAAGCACCGGCGGCTTTATGCAAATCGAAATCGATCCGGCCGGGATTTTTACCGTGAAGCTGCATTTCTGCGCGGCCACCGGTTAA
- a CDS encoding NYN domain-containing protein translates to MASDKKFAVLIDADNISDKYIKIILDEISNDGIATYKRIYGDWTKPALNSWKNVLLDNSITPIQQYGYTVGKNSTDSSLIIDAMDILYTDKVDGFCIVSSDSDFTRLAARLRESAMEVVGMGERKTPKPFIAACNRFKYLDILYETATAQKQPKQKPAAEKPPMKVQPEKPEKVEKAARFKSAEPAEPVRVAPPAKQEEKEMTDLDTVKAAIRTIVTENSDEDDWMFIGTIGNLLVKRYPDFDVRNFGFNKLTPFVESLDMFDIKSVRTHDSSVKLIYVKMK, encoded by the coding sequence ATGGCCAGCGACAAGAAATTTGCGGTTTTGATTGACGCGGACAATATTTCGGACAAGTATATCAAGATCATCCTCGACGAGATTTCAAACGACGGGATCGCCACCTACAAGCGTATCTACGGCGATTGGACCAAGCCCGCGCTCAACTCGTGGAAGAACGTGCTGCTTGACAATTCGATCACTCCGATCCAGCAGTATGGCTATACGGTCGGCAAAAATTCCACCGACTCCTCACTCATTATCGACGCAATGGATATTCTCTATACAGACAAGGTGGATGGCTTCTGCATTGTTTCGTCGGACAGTGATTTCACCCGGCTTGCAGCGCGGCTGCGTGAATCCGCCATGGAAGTGGTGGGTATGGGCGAGCGCAAAACCCCCAAGCCTTTCATTGCCGCCTGCAACCGGTTTAAGTATCTTGACATCCTCTACGAAACGGCTACCGCCCAGAAACAGCCAAAACAGAAACCTGCGGCAGAAAAGCCTCCCATGAAGGTACAGCCCGAAAAGCCGGAAAAAGTGGAAAAGGCCGCCCGCTTCAAATCTGCGGAACCGGCGGAACCGGTTCGGGTCGCGCCGCCTGCCAAGCAGGAAGAAAAGGAGATGACCGACCTCGATACGGTCAAAGCGGCGATCCGCACCATCGTTACCGAGAATTCGGACGAGGATGACTGGATGTTCATCGGCACCATCGGAAACCTGCTCGTTAAACGCTATCCGGACTTCGATGTGCGCAACTTCGGTTTTAACAAGCTCACCCCGTTTGTTGAATCGCTCGACATGTTTGATATTAAAAGCGTACGTACCCATGACAGCAGCGTGAAACTCATCTATGTCAAGATGAAGTGA
- a CDS encoding CPBP family intramembrane glutamic endopeptidase, producing the protein MYQNIPQNYGNPNSCPDEAQQRAAAQKAACISAFKMQCGLLALTVILSVLLLYILQTFASWLILDVLWGRNLPVSLDLINELFTTLLYLVAFLFPFLLYAKLVRYHTWEIPRDPPYPPVLAAVTGISLGLSVIGVISSMVLSLFFSIFGLFPMDIAFSFPQDPLAGLLMIVNTTAVPALIEEFTQRGIVLGSLRRYGDRFAIVVSALLFSLLHRNMVQIPNAFLLGLALGYFVVKTNSIWTGIAIHFVNNLLAILITLATQNLYAPIAGILQIALFFFYVVFAAFGLVYLVGIRRADLSVPKSRCPLRDLQLLGKFFTHFPVVMMLLLFAWVIFLNFSRL; encoded by the coding sequence ATGTACCAAAACATTCCGCAAAATTATGGAAATCCCAACAGCTGCCCGGACGAAGCGCAGCAGCGCGCCGCCGCCCAAAAAGCCGCGTGCATTTCCGCTTTCAAAATGCAATGCGGTCTGCTCGCGCTGACTGTGATTCTCAGCGTCCTGCTGCTTTATATCCTGCAAACTTTCGCCTCCTGGCTTATCCTCGATGTGCTGTGGGGCCGGAATCTGCCGGTGTCGCTTGATCTCATCAATGAGCTGTTCACCACCCTGCTTTATCTTGTGGCATTTTTGTTTCCATTTTTGCTCTATGCAAAACTGGTGCGTTACCACACTTGGGAAATCCCCCGCGACCCGCCATATCCACCCGTGCTCGCCGCCGTCACCGGGATATCGCTCGGGCTTTCTGTAATCGGCGTGATTTCCTCGATGGTCCTCTCGCTTTTTTTCTCGATCTTCGGTCTTTTCCCAATGGATATCGCTTTTTCTTTCCCGCAGGACCCGCTTGCCGGTCTGCTGATGATTGTCAACACCACTGCTGTACCCGCGCTGATCGAGGAATTCACCCAGCGCGGCATTGTGCTGGGTTCTTTACGGCGATACGGAGACCGTTTTGCAATCGTTGTTTCAGCATTGCTCTTCTCACTTTTGCACCGCAACATGGTGCAGATTCCGAATGCTTTTCTGCTTGGGCTGGCGCTCGGCTATTTCGTGGTCAAAACCAATTCGATCTGGACGGGCATCGCGATCCATTTTGTCAACAACTTGCTGGCAATCCTGATAACCCTTGCCACGCAGAATCTGTATGCGCCCATTGCCGGCATTTTGCAGATCGCCCTGTTTTTCTTTTATGTGGTGTTTGCCGCGTTTGGGCTGGTGTATCTGGTCGGCATCCGGCGGGCAGACCTTTCTGTGCCAAAAAGCCGCTGCCCGCTGCGCGATCTGCAGTTGCTCGGGAAATTCTTCACCCACTTCCCGGTTGTCATGATGCTGCTGCTCTTCGCATGGGTGATTTTTTTAAACTTTTCGAGGCTTTGA
- a CDS encoding nitrilase-related carbon-nitrogen hydrolase, whose product MNKTWLDILSFLMSFQVTPKKIDRILEAKGRREQQNTAFVAPEAVRVSAVQLSVRKYQNLKDYAGQMYDLAKEAAENGAQLVVFPEYVGLLAGTMLPNYEKIIEWVLDGENKVGLSGVKLAPEKVRLLAETFHHFLYETYMYTFSAIARLLRIYLVAGTCLFYEDGQLRNRCVVFGPDGEPAGAQEKVSAVGFDKALGVTPCDVIETIPTPMGDISVVIGSDNYYFECVKIARARGAKIIAAPDSREGVTRDLLRCRADEQNLYTVYSCLTGTREHTTALAGIFAPVGITPGRDGFVACAADTEPQTVTARVNLEKLEHVFTESGPNPEFLRGDYLHSYRYCGTPPLGETE is encoded by the coding sequence ATGAATAAGACCTGGCTTGATATCCTGTCGTTTCTCATGTCCTTTCAGGTCACGCCGAAAAAGATCGACCGGATTCTGGAGGCGAAGGGCCGCCGGGAACAGCAGAATACCGCGTTTGTCGCACCGGAAGCGGTTCGGGTTTCGGCGGTGCAGCTTTCGGTGCGCAAATACCAGAACCTCAAAGACTATGCCGGGCAGATGTATGATCTTGCAAAAGAAGCCGCTGAAAACGGGGCACAGCTGGTTGTCTTTCCAGAATATGTGGGGCTGCTGGCGGGCACGATGCTGCCCAATTATGAAAAGATCATCGAATGGGTGCTGGATGGGGAAAACAAGGTGGGTCTTTCGGGCGTGAAGCTCGCACCGGAAAAGGTGCGGCTGCTCGCCGAAACCTTTCACCACTTCCTTTATGAAACCTATATGTATACCTTCAGCGCGATCGCGCGGCTGCTGCGGATCTATCTTGTAGCGGGCACATGCCTGTTTTATGAGGACGGCCAACTGCGCAACCGCTGCGTGGTGTTCGGCCCGGACGGAGAACCGGCCGGCGCGCAGGAGAAGGTGAGCGCGGTGGGATTTGATAAGGCGCTTGGCGTCACACCGTGCGACGTGATCGAGACGATCCCCACACCGATGGGTGATATCAGCGTTGTAATCGGCTCGGACAACTATTATTTTGAATGTGTGAAAATTGCCCGGGCGCGCGGGGCGAAGATCATTGCGGCGCCTGACTCCCGCGAAGGGGTCACGCGGGATCTGCTGCGCTGCCGCGCGGACGAACAGAACCTTTATACGGTTTATTCCTGCCTGACCGGCACGCGGGAACATACCACCGCGCTGGCCGGAATCTTTGCGCCGGTGGGGATTACACCCGGCCGGGATGGATTTGTCGCCTGTGCCGCGGATACCGAGCCGCAGACGGTGACGGCGCGAGTAAATCTCGAGAAGCTCGAGCACGTTTTTACCGAAAGCGGGCCGAATCCGGAATTTTTGCGGGGGGATTATCTGCACAGCTACCGCTACTGTGGGACGCCGCCGCTGGGAGAAACAGAATAA
- a CDS encoding nucleoside deaminase: protein MHDDTYYMGLALELAQEAANIGEVPVGAVAVWDGEVVGTGMNRRETGKNALAHAELEAIDMACRALGGWRLHKCDLYVTLEPCPMCAGAIINARIRRLIFGASDPKAGCFGSVSDFAALPFNHKPEVIGGVRREECAAALTAFFQKLRKN from the coding sequence ATGCACGACGACACGTATTATATGGGCCTTGCGCTTGAATTGGCGCAGGAGGCGGCCAATATCGGGGAGGTGCCTGTAGGCGCGGTCGCCGTCTGGGACGGCGAAGTGGTCGGCACAGGCATGAACCGCCGGGAAACTGGAAAAAATGCTCTTGCACACGCCGAACTGGAAGCAATCGACATGGCCTGCCGGGCGCTTGGCGGCTGGCGGCTGCATAAATGCGATCTCTATGTGACGCTCGAGCCCTGCCCGATGTGCGCGGGCGCGATCATAAACGCGCGCATCCGGCGGCTCATATTCGGCGCTTCCGATCCCAAAGCCGGTTGCTTCGGTTCGGTGAGCGATTTTGCCGCTCTGCCATTCAACCACAAGCCGGAAGTGATAGGCGGCGTACGGCGTGAGGAATGCGCGGCGGCGCTTACCGCATTTTTCCAAAAATTGCGCAAAAACTGA
- a CDS encoding carbon-nitrogen hydrolase family protein — MEHFMTEIVTPFHAPSGDAKLVLFADEEIHDGGGAEQEVGKYLSRCAAYAAACKVHLVSGLFVHRDNLCLCLIDPKGRPLCRQPALHLSLPQEGRYATGSEVAVTHTELGNFYLCVDADIYHPQTVRAAALKGADVVLSIQHLDPAEDTPERQMRSIWNAAQSNNLYVVNLSAKGGSVACPAPITRARDGYLVRRTGAFPMRFGLNLTRLDDVRSGFQIMENINTRLVQNYAAELGR; from the coding sequence TTGGAGCATTTTATGACTGAAATCGTCACGCCGTTTCACGCGCCCTCCGGCGACGCGAAGCTGGTTCTGTTTGCCGATGAGGAAATTCATGACGGCGGCGGAGCGGAACAGGAGGTCGGCAAATATCTCAGCCGCTGCGCCGCCTATGCCGCCGCCTGCAAGGTGCATCTGGTGAGCGGCCTGTTTGTGCACCGGGACAATCTTTGTCTCTGTCTCATCGACCCGAAAGGAAGGCCTCTCTGCCGTCAGCCCGCACTGCATCTTTCGCTGCCGCAGGAAGGCCGTTATGCCACCGGCAGCGAGGTGGCGGTAACCCATACCGAACTTGGGAATTTCTATCTCTGTGTTGACGCGGACATCTATCATCCGCAGACGGTGCGCGCCGCCGCGCTCAAAGGCGCGGATGTGGTCCTGTCGATCCAGCACCTCGACCCGGCGGAGGATACCCCCGAACGCCAGATGCGTTCGATCTGGAACGCCGCGCAGAGCAACAATCTCTATGTGGTGAACCTTTCCGCAAAGGGCGGCTCGGTGGCCTGTCCGGCGCCGATTACCCGCGCGCGGGACGGTTACCTCGTACGCCGCACCGGGGCGTTCCCGATGCGCTTCGGGCTGAATCTCACGCGGCTGGACGATGTGCGCAGCGGTTTTCAGATCATGGAGAACATCAACACCCGGTTGGTTCAGAACTATGCCGCGGAGTTGGGGAGGTGA
- a CDS encoding redoxin domain-containing protein, translating into MANLVSTQNISFLLVFAEGLLSFFSPCVIPLIPVYVSYLAGSAEKGPDGQPVYARGRTLWHTVCFVLGISFAFFLLGMSFSALGQFLGGHKTLLTRIGGVIILLLGLVQIGFFELKFLQRERRFHLNLAGKKVSPVMAFVMGFTFSFAWTPCVGPALSSVLILASGAKSALVGNLLVLVYAAGFVIPFLLLGLFTAQALTFLERNRKLMKYTIKAGGVILILIGIMTFTGWMNGISSYLNSFGGVNVPQASSSQAVEPPQPAPSESAASSESAEPVPAPSGASGVAPASEPEPEAFPAFDFTLTDQYGNTHTLSDYKGKVVFLNFWATWCPPCRQEMPHIEELYNELGMNQEDVVFLGVANPKTDSFPHNQDVTVEEVKQFLTDNGYTFPTVMDETGKVFGDYMINAFPTTFMIDRDGNIYGYVPGALSKEIMQNIIDQTLEAVPAQG; encoded by the coding sequence ATGGCCAACCTTGTATCCACCCAGAACATCAGCTTTCTGCTCGTATTCGCGGAAGGCCTCCTGTCTTTTTTCTCCCCATGCGTGATTCCGCTGATACCAGTTTATGTAAGCTATCTGGCGGGCAGCGCGGAAAAAGGCCCGGATGGGCAGCCAGTCTATGCCCGCGGCCGCACACTTTGGCATACTGTCTGTTTTGTGCTCGGAATTTCGTTTGCCTTCTTTCTGCTGGGAATGTCGTTTTCGGCGCTTGGGCAGTTTTTGGGCGGGCATAAAACCCTCCTCACCCGCATCGGAGGCGTCATTATCCTGCTGCTGGGCCTGGTGCAGATCGGCTTCTTTGAACTGAAATTTTTGCAGCGGGAACGGCGGTTCCATCTGAATCTTGCGGGCAAAAAGGTCAGTCCGGTTATGGCCTTTGTCATGGGATTCACCTTCAGTTTCGCCTGGACGCCCTGTGTGGGTCCGGCGCTTTCATCCGTGCTGATCCTCGCGTCAGGTGCAAAATCCGCGCTGGTGGGCAATCTGCTCGTGCTGGTCTACGCGGCCGGGTTTGTCATCCCATTTTTACTTTTGGGACTGTTCACCGCGCAGGCGCTCACCTTCCTGGAACGCAACCGCAAACTGATGAAATATACCATCAAGGCGGGAGGCGTGATCCTGATCCTCATTGGGATCATGACCTTTACCGGTTGGATGAATGGTATCAGCAGCTACCTCAATTCCTTTGGCGGCGTCAATGTCCCGCAGGCGTCCTCCTCGCAGGCGGTGGAACCGCCGCAGCCTGCGCCGTCCGAATCCGCTGCGTCCAGTGAATCCGCCGAACCGGTGCCGGCGCCCTCCGGCGCCTCGGGCGTGGCTCCGGCTTCCGAACCGGAGCCGGAAGCCTTCCCGGCGTTCGATTTCACGCTGACCGACCAGTATGGCAATACCCACACCCTTTCGGATTACAAGGGGAAAGTGGTGTTTTTGAACTTCTGGGCAACCTGGTGCCCTCCTTGCCGGCAGGAGATGCCTCATATTGAGGAGCTTTACAATGAATTGGGCATGAACCAGGAGGATGTGGTATTTTTGGGCGTTGCCAACCCCAAGACCGACAGCTTCCCGCACAATCAGGATGTGACGGTCGAAGAAGTCAAACAGTTCCTCACCGACAACGGCTATACATTTCCGACCGTGATGGATGAAACCGGAAAGGTATTCGGGGATTATATGATCAATGCGTTCCCAACCACCTTCATGATCGACCGGGATGGCAACATCTATGGATATGTCCCCGGCGCGCTCAGCAAGGAGATCATGCAGAATATCATTGACCAGACGCTGGAGGCTGTGCCCGCGCAGGGATAA
- a CDS encoding DUF6809 family protein, producing MRSTIEELYYGNLNPSVKLIRPQTAYARKVERMSDCETKLMELLDGKELSLFADFSALYNEIDAEGSLEAFVNGFRLGARLAFEALDSSDGCLADIV from the coding sequence ATGCGTTCCACCATTGAAGAGCTGTACTACGGCAATCTCAATCCGAGTGTAAAACTGATCAGACCGCAAACGGCATACGCGCGCAAGGTTGAGCGGATGTCCGACTGCGAGACCAAGCTGATGGAGCTGCTCGACGGCAAAGAGCTGTCGCTCTTTGCCGACTTCAGCGCGCTTTACAATGAAATCGACGCGGAAGGGTCGCTCGAAGCGTTCGTGAATGGGTTTCGTCTGGGCGCACGGCTGGCGTTTGAGGCACTGGACAGCAGCGACGGATGCCTTGCGGACATTGTTTAA
- the spoVAE gene encoding stage V sporulation protein AE — translation MDIFIPLLKAFLVGGVLCAIGQIFIDYTKLTPARILTGYVVTGVILGGIGLYPKLVEFAGAGASVPLLGFGNLLAKGVREAIQKDGLLGVLTGGLTASAAGIAAALFFSLICALLSKPKEK, via the coding sequence ATGGATATTTTTATTCCTCTGCTAAAAGCGTTCCTCGTGGGCGGCGTACTCTGCGCCATCGGCCAGATCTTCATCGATTACACCAAGCTCACTCCAGCCCGCATCCTGACCGGCTATGTGGTCACGGGCGTGATCCTCGGCGGAATCGGGCTCTATCCCAAGCTTGTTGAATTCGCAGGCGCGGGCGCTTCGGTCCCGCTGCTCGGTTTTGGAAATCTGCTTGCCAAAGGCGTGCGGGAAGCGATCCAAAAAGATGGCCTGCTCGGCGTACTCACCGGTGGACTCACCGCTTCCGCCGCCGGGATTGCCGCCGCGCTGTTCTTTTCTTTGATTTGTGCGTTGCTGTCAAAGCCAAAAGAGAAATGA
- a CDS encoding helix-turn-helix domain-containing protein, whose protein sequence is MYQRIKDLREDADLTQKQIAQMLNCSQQVYSNYELGQRDIPTDILIKLSEIYHVSVGYILGVED, encoded by the coding sequence ATGTATCAAAGGATTAAAGATTTAAGAGAAGATGCAGACTTAACGCAAAAACAAATCGCACAGATGTTAAATTGCTCTCAGCAGGTTTACAGCAATTATGAACTTGGTCAACGGGATATTCCGACGGACATTTTAATTAAGCTTTCGGAAATCTATCATGTTTCCGTGGGATATATCCTGGGTGTAGAAGATTAA
- a CDS encoding helix-turn-helix domain-containing protein has product MQSEYDKLFGANLRKLRESKKMTQEQLASKLQTNDCDITRSALAKIEVGQRHIYAWEIKALKNALKVPYEELFI; this is encoded by the coding sequence ATGCAGTCTGAATATGATAAATTGTTTGGGGCAAACCTTCGAAAACTTCGGGAAAGCAAGAAAATGACGCAGGAACAACTGGCATCTAAACTTCAAACGAATGATTGCGATATTACGCGAAGCGCGCTGGCAAAGATTGAAGTTGGTCAGCGTCATATCTACGCATGGGAGATTAAAGCTTTGAAAAATGCGCTAAAAGTTCCATATGAGGAACTGTTTATTTAA
- a CDS encoding LytR/AlgR family response regulator transcription factor translates to MLHIVLCDDDPAIISRYKELLAQLAEKHRMEYKLSCFGNAEQLLFALDDIQFGVDILYLDVQMDRLNGIEAAKKLRSSGCRAQIIFLTNAREYVFESFDVSPLQYLLKGDTSIEKFEEVFLRAASLSRQESAELFDCERGAERMAIPIREITYFEVTKRIVTVHYDGGTFDFYSSMSELEGRLLPRGFVRTHRAFLVNLARIRRLGQEDILLTSGETVPLGRTHIKNVKEVLSRFLSTGGGL, encoded by the coding sequence ATGCTTCATATCGTGCTCTGCGATGACGATCCCGCGATCATCTCCCGGTATAAGGAACTGCTTGCACAGCTTGCGGAAAAACACCGCATGGAATATAAGCTCAGCTGTTTTGGGAATGCGGAACAGCTGCTTTTTGCGTTGGACGATATCCAGTTTGGGGTGGACATCCTGTATCTCGATGTGCAGATGGATAGGCTCAACGGCATCGAAGCCGCCAAAAAGCTGCGGTCGTCCGGCTGCCGCGCGCAGATCATCTTCCTGACCAACGCACGCGAATACGTCTTTGAAAGCTTCGACGTTTCACCGCTGCAGTACCTGCTCAAAGGCGACACCTCCATCGAAAAGTTTGAGGAGGTTTTCCTGCGGGCAGCCAGCCTTTCCAGGCAGGAATCCGCCGAGCTGTTCGACTGTGAGCGCGGCGCCGAACGCATGGCCATCCCCATTCGGGAAATCACCTATTTTGAAGTCACCAAACGAATCGTCACCGTTCATTACGACGGAGGCACCTTCGATTTCTATTCGAGTATGAGCGAACTGGAGGGACGGCTTCTGCCGCGCGGCTTTGTGCGCACCCACCGCGCGTTTCTGGTAAACCTGGCGCGCATCCGGCGGCTTGGGCAGGAGGACATCCTGCTGACCTCCGGAGAAACGGTCCCGCTGGGACGCACCCACATCAAAAATGTTAAGGAAGTGCTCTCCCGCTTCCTGTCCACAGGAGGCGGATTATGA